A window from Acidimicrobiia bacterium encodes these proteins:
- the purU gene encoding formyltetrahydrofolate deformylase codes for MTPRPDTRSETAVLRLSCADQPGLVASVAEFIADNGGNIVHAEQHTDFEENVFFQRVEFELDGFALARDEIAPAFSGIAKRFGMQAEVDFSDPAPRVAILASREPHCLHDLLARWGTGELNADIPLVVSNHPDHAELAAYFGVAYHHLPVEPATKADQEAQVRALLAQQDVDLVVLARYMQILSGEFVSEWQDRIINIHHSFLPAFAGGRPYHQAHERGVKVIGATAHYATEDLDEGPIIAQGVIPVSHRDAVSDLVRKGRDIEKTVLAKAVSLHLDHRVLVHGRRTVVFD; via the coding sequence GTGACGCCGCGACCCGACACCCGCTCCGAGACCGCGGTGCTGCGCCTGTCGTGTGCCGACCAGCCCGGCCTCGTGGCGTCGGTCGCTGAGTTCATCGCCGACAACGGCGGCAACATCGTCCACGCCGAGCAGCACACCGACTTCGAGGAGAACGTGTTCTTCCAGCGGGTGGAGTTCGAGCTCGATGGCTTCGCCCTGGCCCGTGACGAGATCGCTCCTGCGTTCTCCGGCATCGCGAAACGCTTCGGCATGCAGGCCGAGGTCGACTTCTCCGACCCGGCCCCGCGGGTTGCGATCCTGGCGTCACGCGAACCGCACTGTCTGCACGACCTCCTGGCACGGTGGGGGACGGGCGAGTTGAACGCCGACATCCCGCTCGTGGTCTCCAACCATCCCGACCACGCGGAGCTCGCGGCCTACTTCGGTGTGGCGTACCACCACCTGCCGGTCGAGCCGGCCACGAAGGCCGACCAGGAGGCGCAGGTCCGGGCGCTGCTCGCGCAACAGGATGTCGACCTCGTCGTGCTCGCCCGCTACATGCAGATCCTGAGCGGCGAGTTCGTCAGCGAGTGGCAGGACCGCATCATCAACATCCACCACTCCTTCCTGCCGGCCTTCGCCGGTGGCCGGCCCTACCACCAGGCGCACGAACGCGGCGTGAAGGTCATCGGGGCCACGGCGCACTACGCGACCGAAGACCTCGACGAAGGGCCGATCATCGCCCAGGGCGTCATCCCGGTGAGCCACCGCGACGCCGTTTCCGACCTGGTGCGCAAAGGACGTGACATCGAGAAGACCGTGCTCGCGAAGGCGGTGAGCCTCCACCTCGACCACCGCGTCCTCGTGCACGGCCGCCGCACCGTCGTCTTCGACTAG
- a CDS encoding type II toxin-antitoxin system CcdA family antitoxin codes for MARVNVYLPDDLAAEARTADLNVSKLTQEAVRAALAGARTNAWLDEVRSRPPTGVTAAAVDEAIRAAKDELEGLD; via the coding sequence ATGGCACGCGTGAACGTCTACCTGCCCGACGACCTCGCCGCCGAGGCGCGCACGGCCGACCTCAACGTGTCGAAGCTCACCCAGGAGGCGGTGCGTGCCGCCCTCGCCGGTGCGCGTACCAACGCCTGGCTCGACGAGGTCCGGTCGCGCCCACCGACGGGCGTGACCGCCGCCGCGGTCGATGAGGCGATCAGAGCCGCCAAGGACGAGTTGGAGGGTCTTGACTGA
- a CDS encoding type II toxin-antitoxin system VapC family toxin yields MTDSAVVDASAMVDVLIDNERAAAVHDRLSSLELHSPAHFDSEVLSAFGRLHRAGEISAPDVSENLDYLAAAPIERHSLPLLLTDVWRRRESLRLVDALYVALAERLSAVLVTTDAALARAYDGAEFPQP; encoded by the coding sequence TTGACTGATTCCGCCGTCGTCGACGCGTCGGCCATGGTCGATGTGCTGATCGACAACGAGCGCGCGGCGGCCGTGCACGATCGGCTCAGCTCCCTCGAGCTCCACTCCCCGGCGCACTTCGACTCCGAGGTTCTCTCGGCTTTCGGTCGTCTGCACCGCGCCGGGGAGATCTCGGCGCCAGACGTCTCCGAGAACCTGGACTACCTCGCAGCGGCGCCCATCGAGCGCCATTCGCTGCCACTCCTGCTCACGGACGTCTGGCGACGCCGAGAGAGCCTTCGCCTCGTGGATGCGCTCTATGTTGCGCTCGCAGAGCGGCTCTCGGCTGTCCTCGTCACCACCGATGCGGCACTCGCCCGTGCCTACGACGGAGCCGAGTTTCCCCAACCGTGA
- a CDS encoding glycoside hydrolase family 31 protein, with translation MAFVVATLVAAGCTGDGDDGSSGDSEVSDAPPVEVEVTPAGLVVTSDGDTLVDPADGNGREAPVSWRDAPYEVVSKQGDAYLGHELLSTPDDSEIPWTPVTPAPADSKAASGDTAPTTVEDVGDGVARVTVEAPDEATQLSLSFACADDERFYGFGSQTWATQHRGETVPIWVVEQGLGKITPETPLPAPSVMGEPYDSYIPIPYFFSSEGYGISLDTTNYSTFEMCTEEHPDSWRVEVWDDELSFFVFTGPEPVDLVERYTSIAGRPATVPADWFFAPMNDAVRGQENVLRVAQKIRDNDIPSSVMWTEDWIGIGSQVTGFRLSHDWDVSETEYPDLAAMTGELHEEGFRFLGYFSPFIPHEDTTPGGPSVDSDGNPIVLQPHNQEKWNEALAGDYFFHDPEGEPYLMLTPPFVNPGGAGLDLTDDEAVEWYKGWLADAEELGVDGSMTDFGEWVPFDAVFDDGRTGAEVHNEYPLLWQEANREFWDDARPDGDYLFYVRSGYTGSQQHAPAFWGGDQNTTFDRLDGLGSVVTMGTNLGLSGVSFFGSDIAGYSAFEIEGVSNVPTTKELFLRWAALGAYTPMMRTHHGSAYGENWSFEGAPDPDNPVEPIEDPETLQAWKELASTHIALYPYQKAYAEESVERGLPIMRHLLLRYPDDPNVQRGIPEGAEWDTFAEAGRPTDEMFEYLLGDNLLVAPIVDAGATSRPVYLPEGDWYDITTGERFEGPTTVIAEAAPGEIPVFSPAGAIVPRLPDGVETLVPTEDPDVVDQTDVEDRLVVDVFLGADGTFELADGTRFELSGDHDIAGDLTVSIDGDSIRGTDDDAAHVIETGELGSADLTITGSDGGEATLSIDGAPLERTYTMRVFV, from the coding sequence ATGGCCTTCGTGGTCGCGACGCTCGTGGCCGCTGGATGCACCGGTGACGGCGACGACGGCAGCTCCGGCGATTCCGAGGTGTCCGACGCGCCACCGGTCGAGGTGGAGGTGACGCCGGCCGGGCTGGTCGTGACGTCCGACGGCGACACGCTCGTGGACCCGGCAGACGGAAACGGTCGGGAGGCGCCCGTGTCGTGGCGCGACGCCCCCTACGAGGTCGTCTCGAAGCAAGGCGACGCCTATCTCGGCCACGAGCTGCTCTCGACCCCCGACGACAGCGAGATCCCGTGGACGCCCGTCACCCCGGCCCCCGCCGACTCGAAGGCCGCCTCCGGCGACACCGCGCCGACCACGGTGGAGGACGTCGGCGACGGCGTCGCCCGCGTCACGGTCGAGGCGCCCGACGAGGCCACGCAGCTCTCCCTGTCGTTCGCGTGCGCCGACGACGAGCGCTTCTACGGGTTCGGCTCGCAGACGTGGGCCACCCAGCACCGCGGCGAGACCGTTCCCATCTGGGTCGTCGAGCAGGGCCTCGGCAAGATCACGCCCGAGACGCCCCTGCCCGCCCCGTCGGTGATGGGAGAGCCCTACGACTCCTACATCCCGATCCCGTACTTCTTCTCCTCGGAGGGCTACGGCATCTCGCTCGACACCACGAACTACTCCACCTTCGAGATGTGCACCGAGGAGCATCCCGACTCCTGGCGGGTCGAGGTCTGGGACGACGAGCTGTCGTTCTTCGTGTTCACCGGGCCCGAGCCGGTCGATCTCGTCGAGCGCTACACGTCGATCGCGGGCCGACCCGCGACGGTGCCCGCCGACTGGTTCTTCGCGCCGATGAACGACGCCGTGCGCGGACAGGAGAACGTGTTGCGCGTGGCGCAGAAGATCCGCGACAACGACATTCCGTCGTCGGTCATGTGGACCGAGGACTGGATCGGCATCGGCTCGCAGGTCACCGGGTTCCGCCTGAGCCACGACTGGGACGTGAGCGAGACCGAGTACCCCGACCTGGCGGCGATGACCGGTGAGCTGCACGAGGAGGGCTTCCGGTTCCTCGGCTACTTCAGCCCGTTCATCCCGCACGAGGACACGACGCCGGGGGGCCCGAGCGTCGATTCCGACGGGAACCCGATCGTGCTCCAGCCCCACAACCAGGAGAAGTGGAACGAGGCTCTCGCCGGCGACTACTTCTTCCACGACCCCGAGGGTGAGCCGTACCTGATGCTCACACCCCCGTTCGTGAATCCCGGCGGGGCGGGCCTCGACCTGACCGACGACGAGGCCGTGGAGTGGTACAAGGGGTGGCTCGCCGACGCCGAGGAGCTGGGCGTCGACGGCTCCATGACCGACTTCGGTGAATGGGTCCCCTTCGACGCCGTCTTCGACGACGGCCGCACCGGCGCCGAGGTGCACAACGAGTACCCACTCCTCTGGCAGGAGGCGAATCGTGAGTTCTGGGACGACGCACGTCCCGACGGCGACTACCTCTTCTACGTGCGCTCGGGCTACACGGGCTCACAGCAGCACGCACCCGCCTTCTGGGGTGGCGACCAGAACACGACCTTCGACCGCCTCGACGGCCTCGGCAGTGTCGTCACGATGGGCACGAACCTCGGCCTGTCGGGCGTGTCGTTCTTCGGGTCCGACATCGCCGGGTACTCGGCCTTCGAGATCGAGGGTGTGTCGAACGTCCCCACCACCAAGGAGCTGTTCCTGCGGTGGGCCGCCCTCGGTGCCTACACGCCCATGATGCGCACGCACCACGGCAGCGCCTACGGCGAGAACTGGAGTTTCGAGGGCGCCCCCGACCCCGACAACCCGGTGGAGCCGATCGAGGATCCCGAGACGCTCCAGGCGTGGAAGGAGCTCGCCTCCACCCACATCGCCCTCTACCCGTACCAGAAGGCGTACGCGGAGGAGTCGGTGGAGCGGGGCCTGCCGATCATGCGCCACCTGCTGTTGCGCTATCCCGACGACCCGAACGTGCAGCGCGGCATCCCCGAGGGAGCGGAGTGGGACACCTTCGCCGAGGCGGGTCGCCCGACCGACGAGATGTTCGAGTACCTGCTCGGCGACAACCTCCTCGTGGCCCCGATCGTCGACGCGGGGGCGACGAGCCGGCCGGTCTACCTCCCCGAGGGCGACTGGTACGACATCACCACCGGGGAGAGGTTCGAGGGCCCCACGACCGTCATTGCCGAGGCGGCACCGGGAGAGATCCCCGTCTTCTCACCGGCGGGTGCGATCGTGCCCCGGCTCCCCGACGGTGTCGAGACGCTCGTTCCCACCGAGGACCCCGACGTCGTCGACCAGACCGACGTGGAGGATCGCCTCGTCGTCGACGTCTTCCTCGGTGCTGACGGCACCTTCGAGCTGGCCGACGGGACCCGCTTCGAGCTCTCCGGGGACCACGACATCGCCGGCGACCTCACGGTGTCGATCGACGGTGACAGCATCCGTGGCACCGACGACGACGCTGCGCACGTCATCGAGACGGGCGAGCTCGGCAGCGCCGACCTCACGATCACGGGGTCCGACGGCGGTGAGGCGACCCTGTCGATCGACGGCGCACCGCTCGAGCGCACCTACACGATGCGTGTGTTCGTGTAG
- a CDS encoding fumarylacetoacetate hydrolase family protein has product MRIARVRHGDAVHLARGEGDGWVLLRRESDHPGADALREALAAGDDLGAGGDATVGERDVTLLAPVIRPSKLVAVGLNYADHAAETGGEVPDKPLLFAKTPNTIRGPGDPIHWSRHQSSSVDYEAELAIVIGNRVSGDRIDRGGADDGVSDPLDAVFGYTCANDVSARDAQFGDGQWTRGKSFDSFCPLGPWIVTADEIPDPQRLAITCDVSGERLQDSSTAEMVFGCRELVGYVARNLTLEPGDIIATGTPAGVGFSRDTPRLLRNGDDVTVTIEGIGSLTNHCVVD; this is encoded by the coding sequence GTGAGGATCGCCCGGGTGCGCCACGGCGACGCCGTGCACCTGGCCCGCGGCGAGGGTGACGGCTGGGTGCTGCTCCGCCGGGAGTCGGATCATCCGGGCGCCGACGCGTTGCGCGAGGCGCTTGCAGCCGGCGACGACCTCGGCGCCGGAGGCGACGCGACGGTGGGTGAGCGCGACGTCACGCTGCTCGCCCCCGTCATCCGGCCCTCCAAGCTCGTCGCGGTCGGACTCAACTACGCCGACCACGCCGCCGAGACCGGCGGGGAGGTCCCCGACAAGCCGCTGCTCTTCGCCAAGACTCCCAACACGATCCGGGGCCCGGGCGACCCGATCCACTGGTCGAGGCACCAGTCGTCGAGCGTCGACTACGAGGCGGAGCTCGCCATCGTGATCGGCAACCGCGTGTCGGGCGACAGGATCGACCGTGGCGGCGCCGACGACGGCGTCTCCGATCCGCTCGACGCCGTCTTCGGCTACACGTGTGCCAATGACGTGTCGGCGCGCGATGCACAGTTCGGCGACGGCCAGTGGACCCGTGGCAAGTCGTTCGACTCGTTCTGCCCGCTCGGGCCGTGGATCGTCACCGCCGACGAGATCCCCGACCCCCAGCGCCTGGCGATCACCTGCGACGTGAGCGGCGAGCGTCTCCAGGACAGCTCGACGGCCGAGATGGTCTTCGGCTGCCGGGAGCTCGTCGGCTACGTGGCACGCAATCTCACGCTCGAGCCCGGCGACATCATCGCCACCGGCACGCCGGCGGGTGTCGGGTTCTCGCGTGACACCCCCCGGCTGTTGCGCAACGGCGACGACGTCACGGTCACCATCGAGGGCATCGGCTCGCTCACCAACCACTGCGTCGTCGACTGA